The Azospirillaceae bacterium genome includes a region encoding these proteins:
- a CDS encoding peptidylprolyl isomerase produces MLRKTFLAATVAILATVLATSALPSAALGQQPRSTPQRPQPAQPGPQPQAEQPSDAPRGQTLERIAAVVNDEPITLSDLAARERLVILGANLPDTPESRERIRPQVLRTLIDETLQRQEARRANVSVSADEVKRGVEQIAAQNRMNVDQFKAVMGQNRVPMSAVEAQVRSALLWSKLVQRRLRPNVQVSDEDIDAAVQQLTESIGKPEYLVNEIFLSVDRPEQDDDVRQVADRLVDQMRGGAPFVQVARQFSQSAGAANGGELGWVQQGQLPEELDEVLPRLQPGMISPPVRSATGWHILYLRDRRKVSASDPNDIEVSLRIVTLKPPEALDAFEILSFSDKLENLRAKVGNCAAADAAVKGAGATISPENRSRVGQLSPELVRLIQGLEPGQTSPVLRTPDGFQIVALCDRVDNTSATPDREKVAMRIGAERLEMLTRRLLRDLRRAAYVDTRI; encoded by the coding sequence ATGTTGCGTAAAACCTTCCTAGCCGCCACGGTTGCCATTCTGGCCACGGTCTTGGCGACATCCGCATTGCCGTCGGCCGCCCTGGGCCAGCAGCCGCGTTCGACGCCGCAACGGCCGCAGCCGGCACAGCCCGGGCCCCAACCCCAGGCGGAACAGCCGTCCGACGCCCCCCGTGGGCAGACGCTCGAGCGGATCGCCGCGGTGGTGAACGACGAGCCCATCACATTGTCCGATCTGGCGGCACGCGAGCGGCTGGTGATCCTGGGCGCCAACCTGCCGGATACGCCGGAGTCGCGCGAGCGCATCCGGCCGCAGGTGCTGCGCACCCTGATCGACGAGACGTTGCAGCGGCAGGAGGCGCGGCGCGCGAACGTCAGTGTGAGCGCCGACGAGGTCAAGCGCGGGGTCGAACAGATCGCCGCCCAGAACCGTATGAACGTCGATCAGTTCAAGGCGGTGATGGGGCAGAACCGGGTCCCCATGTCGGCGGTGGAGGCCCAGGTCCGGTCCGCACTGCTGTGGTCGAAGCTGGTGCAGCGGCGGCTGCGCCCGAACGTCCAGGTGAGCGACGAGGACATCGATGCGGCCGTCCAGCAGCTGACCGAAAGCATCGGCAAGCCCGAGTACCTGGTGAACGAAATCTTCCTGTCGGTCGACCGGCCGGAGCAGGACGACGACGTGCGGCAGGTCGCGGACCGGCTGGTGGACCAGATGCGCGGCGGGGCGCCCTTCGTCCAGGTGGCACGCCAGTTCTCGCAATCGGCCGGCGCGGCCAACGGCGGGGAACTCGGCTGGGTTCAGCAGGGGCAATTGCCGGAGGAGCTGGACGAGGTGCTGCCGCGGCTCCAGCCCGGCATGATCTCGCCGCCGGTCCGGTCCGCCACGGGTTGGCACATCCTTTATCTGCGCGACCGGCGGAAGGTTTCCGCCAGCGATCCGAACGACATCGAAGTGTCGTTGCGCATTGTCACGCTGAAGCCGCCCGAAGCCCTTGATGCCTTCGAAATCCTCTCGTTCTCGGACAAGCTGGAAAACCTGCGCGCCAAGGTCGGGAACTGTGCCGCGGCCGATGCGGCCGTCAAGGGGGCCGGGGCGACGATTTCGCCGGAGAACCGGTCCCGCGTCGGGCAGCTTTCGCCCGAGTTGGTGCGTCTGATCCAGGGGCTGGAGCCGGGCCAGACTTCGCCCGTGCTGCGGACGCCGGACGGCTTCCAGATCGTGGCGCTCTGCGACCGGGTGGACAACACCAGCGCCACGCCCGACCGCGAGAAGGTCGCCATGCGGATCGGCGCGGAGCGGCTGGAAATGCTGACCCGGCGCCTGTTGCGCGATTTGCGGCGCGCGGCTTATGTCGATACCCGGATCTGA
- a CDS encoding LptF/LptG family permease: MNAATLSRYLFRQYMLLFLATLMGLFALVMLLDGVELLRRAANRDVPVGVVMVMTVLKLPEIGFQMFPFAVLFSAMFLFWKMTRSRELIVVRAFGISAWQFLAPVVAAAAMVGVLQILFVNPTGALMLGRFEQLESRYLQGRGSLIEVGRSGIWLSQRDEASQALIHAETMTGPERELQPVTVIVLRGFNQVSLRIEGQGAVLEPGAWRIRDAWVHEAGRPSVRHDIYRLPTDLTMERIESSFAPPETIGFWDLPQFIRSLEAAGLSALRHRLHYQSMLTQPVVFAAMVLFAAAFTLRLSRRGSPMFMIVSGVATGFLLFLLRDVVLALGGSETLPVAVAAWAPAVAGLLIGTAAILHLEDG, encoded by the coding sequence ATGAACGCCGCCACACTCTCGCGCTACCTGTTCCGGCAGTACATGCTGCTGTTCCTGGCGACCCTTATGGGGTTGTTCGCCCTCGTCATGCTTTTGGACGGGGTCGAACTTCTGCGCCGTGCCGCGAACCGCGACGTGCCGGTCGGCGTCGTCATGGTGATGACGGTGCTCAAGCTGCCCGAGATCGGCTTCCAGATGTTCCCGTTCGCGGTGCTGTTCTCCGCGATGTTCCTGTTCTGGAAGATGACGCGCTCGCGTGAGCTGATCGTGGTGCGGGCGTTCGGGATCTCGGCCTGGCAATTCCTGGCTCCGGTGGTGGCCGCCGCCGCCATGGTGGGGGTTCTGCAGATCCTGTTCGTCAATCCGACGGGCGCCCTGATGCTCGGGCGGTTCGAGCAGTTGGAGAGCCGGTACCTGCAAGGCCGCGGCAGCCTTATCGAGGTGGGCCGCTCCGGCATCTGGCTGTCCCAGCGGGACGAGGCCAGTCAGGCCCTGATCCATGCCGAGACCATGACGGGTCCCGAGCGCGAGTTGCAGCCGGTCACCGTCATCGTGCTCCGGGGGTTCAACCAGGTGAGCCTGCGCATCGAAGGGCAGGGGGCGGTCCTCGAACCGGGCGCGTGGCGGATTCGCGACGCCTGGGTGCACGAAGCGGGGCGACCATCGGTCAGACACGACATCTACCGTCTGCCCACCGATCTGACCATGGAACGCATCGAAAGCAGCTTCGCCCCGCCCGAGACGATCGGATTCTGGGATCTGCCGCAGTTCATCCGGTCGTTGGAGGCCGCGGGACTGTCGGCGCTGCGCCACCGCCTGCACTACCAGTCCATGCTGACCCAACCGGTGGTGTTCGCCGCCATGGTGCTGTTCGCTGCGGCCTTCACCCTTAGGCTTTCCAGGCGCGGCAGCCCCATGTTCATGATCGTGTCCGGGGTGGCGACCGGCTTCCTGCTGTTCCTGCTCCGCGACGTCGTCCTGGCTCTGGGCGGATCCGAAACACTGCCGGTGGCGGTGGCGGCCTGGGCCCCCGCCGTGGCCGGCCTGCTCATCGGCACGGCGGCCATCCTTCACTTGGAGGATGGTTGA
- a CDS encoding leucyl aminopeptidase produces MKISFADPALPTSGTLVAFATEERQLSSTARTLDERSGGLIARAMAGGRFAGKANELLPVTLPAGLGPDQVLLVGLGKAEKADEAAAHAAGGTVVGALNRAGRTEAAVALDAVPGAKLSAAQMAAEFAFGARLASYRFDKYRTKEKAEQKPSLQALAIGVPESGAAGKAYQDLEKVADGVFLTRDLVNEPGNVIYPETLAERCLELTKLGVEVGILDETQMATLGMGALLGVAQGSDRPPRLIVMRWNGGAKGDRPVAFVGKGVTFDTGGISLKPGPGMWDMKFDMAGAAAVIGAMAALAGRKAKANVVAVVGAVENMPGSNAQRPGDIVTSMSGQTIEVLNTDAEGRLVLADAVWYTQETFKPRLMVDLATLTGAILVALGNEHAGLFANDDALADQLLAAGRKTGEKLWRMPLSDAYDKMIDADQADIKNIAGGTRDAGSIVGAQFIQRFTNGVPWAHLDVAGTVWSNKDTPTGPKGATGYGVRLLDRFIADNFEG; encoded by the coding sequence ATGAAGATCAGCTTCGCCGATCCCGCGCTGCCCACCTCCGGTACGCTTGTCGCTTTCGCCACCGAGGAGCGGCAGTTGTCGTCCACCGCCCGCACACTGGACGAGCGTTCGGGCGGGCTCATCGCCCGCGCCATGGCCGGCGGCCGGTTCGCCGGCAAGGCGAACGAGCTGCTGCCGGTGACGTTGCCGGCCGGCCTGGGGCCGGACCAGGTCCTGCTGGTCGGTCTGGGCAAGGCGGAGAAGGCGGACGAAGCGGCGGCCCACGCGGCCGGCGGCACGGTGGTCGGGGCGCTGAACCGCGCCGGCCGGACGGAAGCGGCCGTGGCCTTGGACGCGGTTCCGGGCGCCAAGCTGTCGGCGGCGCAGATGGCGGCCGAGTTCGCCTTCGGCGCGCGGCTCGCCTCCTACCGTTTCGACAAGTACCGGACGAAGGAAAAGGCGGAGCAGAAGCCGAGCCTGCAGGCGCTCGCGATCGGCGTGCCCGAATCCGGGGCCGCGGGGAAGGCCTACCAGGATCTGGAAAAGGTCGCGGACGGCGTCTTCCTGACCCGCGATCTGGTGAACGAACCCGGAAACGTCATCTACCCCGAGACCCTGGCCGAGCGTTGCCTTGAGCTGACCAAGCTGGGTGTCGAGGTCGGGATCCTCGACGAGACGCAGATGGCCACGCTCGGGATGGGCGCACTGCTGGGCGTCGCCCAGGGCAGCGACCGGCCGCCGCGGCTGATCGTCATGCGCTGGAACGGCGGGGCCAAGGGCGACAGGCCGGTGGCCTTCGTCGGCAAGGGCGTCACCTTCGACACCGGCGGCATCTCGCTGAAGCCCGGTCCCGGCATGTGGGACATGAAATTCGACATGGCCGGTGCCGCCGCCGTGATCGGCGCCATGGCCGCCCTCGCCGGACGCAAGGCCAAGGCCAACGTCGTCGCCGTGGTCGGCGCGGTCGAGAACATGCCGGGCAGCAATGCCCAGCGCCCGGGCGACATCGTGACCTCCATGTCCGGGCAGACCATCGAGGTCCTGAACACGGACGCCGAGGGCCGCCTCGTGCTGGCCGATGCCGTCTGGTACACGCAGGAAACCTTCAAGCCGCGCCTGATGGTCGACCTCGCCACCCTGACCGGCGCCATCCTGGTTGCGCTCGGCAACGAGCATGCCGGCCTGTTCGCCAACGACGACGCACTGGCCGACCAGCTGCTCGCGGCCGGCCGCAAGACCGGCGAAAAGCTGTGGCGGATGCCGCTGTCCGACGCCTACGACAAGATGATCGACGCCGATCAGGCGGACATCAAGAACATCGCCGGCGGGACGCGCGACGCCGGTTCGATCGTCGGGGCGCAGTTCATCCAGCGCTTCACCAACGGCGTTCCGTGGGCGCACCTGGACGTGGCCGGCACCGTGTGGAGCAACAAGGACACGCCGACCGGTCCGAAGGGCGCGACCGGCTACGGCGTCCGGCTGCTCGACCGCTTCATCGCGGACAATTTCGAGGGCTGA
- a CDS encoding DNA polymerase III subunit chi: MADVRFYHLQRQPLEDALPRLLETVLQRGHRVVVRLGSAERVAQMNLHLWTFRPDSFLPHGSSADGNADQQPVYLTDADENPNGADVLVLADRAWTTDLSGFAIVCNMFDGNDAEALAEARRRWKSAKDAGHTMTYWQQAERGGWDKKA; encoded by the coding sequence CTGGCCGACGTCCGCTTCTACCATCTCCAGCGCCAGCCGCTGGAGGATGCCCTGCCCCGCCTGCTGGAGACCGTCCTCCAGCGGGGGCACCGGGTGGTGGTCCGCCTGGGTTCGGCCGAGCGGGTCGCACAGATGAACCTGCATCTGTGGACCTTCCGGCCGGACAGTTTCCTGCCGCACGGGTCGTCGGCGGACGGGAACGCGGACCAGCAGCCGGTCTATCTGACGGACGCGGACGAGAATCCGAATGGTGCGGACGTGCTGGTCCTGGCCGACCGGGCCTGGACCACGGACCTTTCCGGTTTCGCCATCGTCTGCAACATGTTCGACGGCAACGATGCCGAGGCGCTGGCCGAAGCGCGCCGTCGCTGGAAGTCGGCGAAGGACGCCGGCCACACCATGACCTACTGGCAACAGGCCGAACGCGGCGGCTGGGACAAGAAGGCCTGA
- a CDS encoding fumarylacetoacetate hydrolase family protein — protein sequence MKLATLKLGGRDGTLVVVSWDLLRYTAVPEIAPTLQAALDDWANVEQRLRDVFHRLDQKVVTGHPFDPAKCRAPLPRAYQWADGSAYVVHVELVRKARGAELPESFWTDPLMYQGGSDGFLGPRDPIRVADEAWGIDFEAEVAVVTDDVPMGVSADEAAKHIKLVMLCNDVSLRNLIPGELAKGFGFFQSKPASSFSPVAVSPDSIGDRWDGRKLNLPLRTSLNGDLFGQPNAGVDMVFDFGQLIAHAAKTRALAAGTIIGSGTVANRDRSVGSSCLAEKRMLETLEQGKPSTPFMTFGDRVRIEMIDEHGNDIFGAIDQVVEKYEGP from the coding sequence ATGAAGCTCGCGACCCTCAAGCTGGGCGGCCGTGACGGCACGCTGGTGGTGGTGAGCTGGGACCTGCTGCGCTACACGGCGGTGCCCGAGATCGCGCCGACCCTGCAGGCGGCCCTGGACGACTGGGCCAATGTCGAACAACGCCTGCGCGATGTCTTCCACCGCCTGGACCAGAAGGTGGTCACCGGCCATCCCTTCGATCCGGCCAAGTGCCGCGCGCCGCTTCCCCGGGCCTACCAGTGGGCCGACGGGTCGGCGTACGTGGTCCATGTGGAACTGGTCCGGAAGGCCCGCGGCGCGGAACTGCCGGAGTCCTTCTGGACCGATCCCCTGATGTACCAGGGCGGCTCCGACGGCTTCCTCGGCCCGCGGGATCCGATCCGCGTCGCCGACGAGGCCTGGGGGATCGACTTCGAGGCCGAGGTGGCGGTGGTGACCGACGATGTGCCGATGGGCGTGTCCGCGGACGAGGCCGCCAAGCACATCAAACTGGTCATGCTGTGCAACGACGTCAGCCTGCGGAACCTGATCCCGGGCGAGCTGGCCAAGGGGTTCGGGTTCTTCCAGTCGAAGCCCGCCTCCTCGTTCTCCCCGGTCGCGGTGTCCCCGGACTCCATCGGCGACCGCTGGGACGGGCGGAAACTGAACCTGCCGTTGCGCACCTCTTTGAACGGCGACCTCTTCGGCCAGCCCAATGCCGGCGTCGACATGGTGTTCGACTTCGGCCAGCTCATCGCCCACGCGGCGAAGACCCGCGCGCTTGCGGCCGGCACGATCATCGGGTCGGGCACCGTCGCGAACCGGGACCGGTCGGTGGGTTCTTCGTGCCTGGCCGAGAAACGGATGCTGGAGACCCTTGAGCAGGGCAAGCCGTCCACGCCGTTCATGACGTTCGGCGATCGCGTGCGGATCGAAATGATCGACGAGCACGGGAACGACATCTTCGGCGCGATCGACCAGGTGGTGGAGAAGTACGAGGGGCCGTGA
- a CDS encoding homogentisate 1,2-dioxygenase, producing the protein MASRQWIAVPRVEGVASRQAHADLPPGTFERELGKEGFFGPATHMYHRNPPTGWVDWDGPLRPRAFDLTRADAVSGTPWSAVEVLYNAHVRMRFWRTSGKMAKLARNADGDELLFVHQGSGHLYCDYGHLAFQAGDYIMLPRSTMWRVECDGDASFLLIEATNSSYMLPEKGVVGNHAIFDPAMLDVPAIDDAFKAQQGNQTWQVELKRRGQISTITYPFNPLDAVGWHGDLMPVRINVKDIRPLMSHRYHLPPSAHTTFVANRFVVCTFVPRPFETDPGAIKIPFFHNNDDYDEVIFYHAGDFFSRDNIHPGMVTLHPCGHTHGPHPKALARMFEQTKPGTDEYAVMIDSRDALEIGSLPEGVEFNGYVDSWKGPARKEAGE; encoded by the coding sequence ATGGCTTCCAGGCAATGGATCGCGGTGCCGCGGGTGGAGGGGGTGGCCTCGCGCCAAGCCCATGCCGACCTGCCGCCCGGCACGTTCGAACGCGAACTTGGGAAGGAGGGGTTCTTCGGGCCCGCCACCCACATGTACCACCGGAATCCGCCGACCGGTTGGGTGGACTGGGACGGCCCGTTGCGCCCGCGCGCCTTCGACCTGACCAGGGCGGACGCGGTGTCCGGCACGCCCTGGAGTGCGGTCGAGGTGCTTTACAACGCCCACGTCCGGATGCGGTTCTGGCGCACCTCGGGCAAAATGGCGAAGTTGGCCCGCAACGCCGATGGGGACGAACTCCTGTTCGTCCACCAGGGCAGCGGGCATCTGTACTGCGATTACGGCCACCTGGCCTTCCAGGCCGGCGACTACATCATGCTGCCCCGCTCCACGATGTGGCGGGTGGAGTGCGACGGCGACGCGTCGTTCCTGCTCATCGAGGCGACCAACTCCAGCTACATGCTTCCGGAGAAGGGGGTGGTCGGCAACCACGCCATCTTCGACCCGGCGATGCTCGACGTTCCCGCCATCGACGACGCCTTCAAGGCCCAGCAGGGCAATCAGACCTGGCAGGTCGAACTCAAGCGCCGCGGCCAGATCTCGACCATCACCTACCCGTTCAATCCGCTGGATGCGGTGGGCTGGCACGGGGACCTGATGCCGGTGCGGATCAACGTGAAGGACATCCGCCCGCTGATGTCCCACCGCTACCACCTGCCGCCGAGCGCGCACACCACCTTCGTGGCCAACCGCTTCGTCGTCTGCACCTTCGTCCCGCGCCCCTTCGAGACGGATCCGGGCGCCATCAAGATCCCGTTCTTCCACAACAACGACGATTACGACGAGGTCATCTTCTATCACGCCGGCGACTTCTTCAGCCGGGACAACATCCATCCCGGCATGGTCACCCTGCACCCGTGCGGCCACACCCACGGTCCGCATCCCAAGGCGTTGGCCCGCATGTTCGAGCAGACCAAGCCCGGCACCGACGAATACGCCGTGATGATCGACAGCCGCGACGCGCTGGAGATCGGTTCGCTGCCCGAAGGCGTCGAATTCAATGGCTACGTCGACAGTTGGAAGGGGCCCGCCCGCAAGGAGGCTGGGGAATGA
- a CDS encoding MarR family winged helix-turn-helix transcriptional regulator — MQRPERALANPEAADTGRQMPHALRLEEFLPYRLSVVSNRISRALAGLYEDRFGITPAEWRLIAILARFGPLSAGGVAERSAMDKVQVSRAVAKAVEAGLVDRRTDRTDRRRSVLTLTARGQEVHDRIVPLARDLDARIESALSAPEHGRLMDLLGRLDAAVAVLSPPEGPNRG; from the coding sequence ATGCAACGACCCGAACGCGCCCTTGCCAACCCCGAGGCGGCCGATACCGGCCGGCAGATGCCGCATGCCCTCAGGTTGGAGGAGTTCCTGCCCTACCGCCTGTCGGTGGTCTCCAACCGGATCAGCCGGGCGCTGGCCGGCCTTTACGAGGACCGGTTCGGCATCACGCCCGCCGAGTGGCGCCTGATCGCCATCCTCGCCCGCTTCGGCCCGTTGTCGGCCGGCGGAGTGGCCGAGCGGTCGGCCATGGACAAGGTGCAGGTCAGCCGGGCGGTGGCCAAGGCGGTGGAGGCCGGCCTGGTGGACCGCCGAACCGACCGGACGGACCGGCGGCGGTCCGTCCTGACCCTTACCGCGCGGGGGCAGGAGGTGCACGACCGGATCGTCCCGCTGGCCCGCGATCTGGACGCGCGGATCGAGTCCGCGCTGTCGGCGCCGGAGCATGGGCGGCTGATGGATTTGCTGGGTCGTCTGGACGCCGCCGTCGCCGTCCTGTCACCGCCGGAGGGGCCGAACCGGGGATGA
- the aroQ gene encoding type II 3-dehydroquinate dehydratase, whose amino-acid sequence MIPVPAEPSVLILNGPNLNMLGVRETDVYGTETLGDIESACQERAADLGLAIEFKQSNIEGELVGWIQAARVEHDGIIINAGAYTHTSIAILDALLLTQLPVIEVHLSNVFRREAFRHHSYVSQAARGVICGLGSHGYLLALDAMARMIEDGV is encoded by the coding sequence ATGATTCCTGTGCCTGCCGAGCCGTCGGTCCTGATCCTGAACGGCCCGAACCTCAACATGCTGGGGGTCCGGGAAACGGACGTCTACGGGACGGAAACGCTGGGCGACATCGAATCCGCATGCCAGGAGCGTGCCGCGGACCTGGGCCTTGCGATCGAGTTCAAGCAGTCGAACATCGAGGGCGAGCTGGTCGGCTGGATCCAGGCGGCCCGAGTCGAGCACGACGGGATCATCATCAACGCGGGGGCATACACCCACACCTCGATCGCAATCCTCGACGCCTTGTTGCTGACGCAATTGCCGGTGATCGAGGTCCACCTGTCGAACGTCTTCCGCCGCGAGGCGTTCCGTCACCATTCCTATGTCTCGCAGGCGGCGCGGGGCGTGATTTGCGGGCTTGGCAGCCACGGCTACCTACTGGCGCTGGATGCCATGGCCCGCATGATCGAGGACGGCGTTTGA
- the accB gene encoding acetyl-CoA carboxylase biotin carboxyl carrier protein, protein MANSNSNSNFDINDDLVRRLARLLEETNLAEIEFAEGQKRLRISRGVPQHTAVVAAASAPAAPAQAAATAAEVVAGPVTAKHPGALTSPMVGTAYTAPEPGAAPFVRVGDNVKAGQTVLIIEAMKVMNPIKAHKGGTVTQILVADAQPVEFGEVLMVIE, encoded by the coding sequence ATGGCCAACTCCAACTCCAATTCCAACTTCGACATCAACGACGATCTGGTGCGCCGTCTCGCGCGCCTGCTCGAAGAGACGAACCTGGCGGAAATCGAGTTCGCCGAGGGCCAGAAGCGCCTGCGCATCAGCCGCGGGGTCCCGCAGCACACGGCGGTCGTCGCGGCGGCATCGGCGCCGGCGGCCCCCGCCCAGGCTGCGGCCACGGCGGCCGAGGTGGTGGCGGGTCCCGTGACGGCCAAACATCCCGGCGCCCTCACCTCGCCCATGGTCGGGACGGCCTACACGGCCCCCGAGCCGGGCGCGGCACCGTTCGTCCGGGTCGGCGACAACGTAAAGGCCGGCCAGACCGTCCTGATCATCGAGGCCATGAAGGTCATGAATCCGATCAAGGCCCACAAGGGCGGCACCGTCACGCAGATCCTGGTTGCCGATGCGCAACCGGTGGAGTTCGGCGAAGTCCTGATGGTCATCGAATAA
- the accC gene encoding acetyl-CoA carboxylase biotin carboxylase subunit, which translates to MFEKVLIANRGEIALRIHRACREMGIATVAVHSTADADAMHVRLADESVCIGPASARDSYLNIPAILSAASITGADAIHPGIGFLAENSQFAEMVEEHGFTWIGPSPEHIRIMGDKVTAKETVQRLGLPTVPGSDGSVDTLEEAVEIARRIGFPVLIKAAAGGGGKGMKVAQDMDGLREAYQLARGEARAAFGNDQVYIEKYLTRPRHIEIQLLGDGRNVVHFGERDCSLQRRHQKVLEEALSPALNSTQRDRIGTLAASTARELGYKSAGTMEFLYEDGQFYFIEMNTRLQVEHTISEMITGIDLVREQIRVATGAPLGYTQADIRFHGHAIQCRLNAESPVTFMPSPGRIDGYHAPGGLGIRVDSALYDGYRVPSHYDSLIAKLVVHGNTRNECLMRLRRALEEFVIGGVETTLPLHQRIIAEPDFLNGDYDIRWLEKFIAKSDA; encoded by the coding sequence ATGTTCGAAAAGGTGCTGATCGCCAACCGTGGCGAAATCGCGCTGCGCATCCACCGCGCCTGCCGCGAGATGGGTATCGCAACCGTCGCCGTTCACTCCACCGCCGACGCGGACGCCATGCATGTCCGCCTCGCGGACGAAAGCGTGTGCATCGGCCCCGCATCCGCCCGCGACAGCTACCTGAACATCCCTGCCATCCTCAGCGCCGCGTCCATCACCGGGGCCGACGCGATCCATCCGGGAATCGGCTTCCTTGCCGAGAACTCCCAGTTCGCCGAGATGGTGGAGGAGCACGGGTTCACCTGGATCGGCCCCTCGCCCGAGCACATCCGCATCATGGGCGACAAGGTCACCGCCAAGGAGACCGTGCAGCGCCTGGGCCTTCCCACGGTGCCGGGGTCCGACGGGTCGGTGGACACGCTGGAGGAAGCCGTCGAGATCGCGCGTCGCATTGGTTTCCCGGTCCTGATCAAGGCGGCGGCCGGCGGCGGCGGCAAGGGCATGAAGGTGGCGCAGGACATGGACGGCCTGCGCGAGGCCTACCAGCTCGCTCGCGGCGAGGCGCGGGCCGCCTTCGGCAATGATCAGGTCTACATCGAGAAATACCTGACCCGGCCGCGGCACATCGAGATCCAGCTCCTCGGCGACGGCCGGAATGTGGTGCACTTCGGGGAACGCGACTGCTCGCTCCAGCGTCGGCACCAGAAGGTTCTGGAGGAAGCGCTGTCACCGGCCCTGAACAGCACCCAACGGGACAGGATCGGCACCCTGGCGGCCTCCACCGCCCGCGAACTCGGATACAAGAGCGCGGGCACCATGGAGTTCCTGTACGAGGACGGGCAGTTCTACTTCATCGAGATGAACACCCGCCTGCAGGTCGAGCACACCATCTCGGAAATGATCACCGGCATCGACCTGGTGCGCGAGCAGATCCGCGTCGCAACCGGTGCGCCGCTGGGCTACACGCAGGCCGACATCCGGTTCCACGGCCACGCCATCCAGTGCCGCCTCAATGCGGAAAGCCCGGTGACCTTCATGCCCTCGCCCGGCAGGATCGACGGGTATCACGCGCCGGGCGGCCTCGGGATCCGGGTGGACTCGGCCCTTTACGATGGCTACCGGGTACCGTCCCACTACGACAGCCTGATCGCCAAGCTGGTTGTTCATGGCAACACCCGCAACGAATGCCTGATGCGGCTGCGCCGCGCGCTGGAGGAGTTCGTGATCGGCGGCGTGGAGACCACCCTGCCCCTGCATCAGCGAATCATCGCGGAGCCGGACTTCCTGAACGGCGACTACGACATTCGGTGGCTGGAGAAGTTCATCGCCAAGTCGGACGCCTGA